In Deinococcus aquaedulcis, the genomic stretch GTCAGTCACGGTAAAGCCGCGCGCGCGGTCTTCTTCGGGGTTCAGGCCAATTTTGGCGCCCGGGGGCACCACCACGTTCTTGTCCACGATCACGCGGCGCAGGTGGGCGTGGCGGCCCACCTCCACCTCGTCGAACAGCACGCAGCTTTCCACCAGCGAGTACGAGTGGGTGCGCACGTTGCGGCCCAGCACGCTGTCGCGCACGGTGCCGCCGCTGATGATCACGCCGCCGGCCATGATGGTGTTGAATGCCTGTCCCTTGCGGCCGTCCGATTCGTGTACGAACTTGGCGGGCGGCGAGAATTCGCTGCTGGTGCGCAGGGGCCACTGCGGGTTGTAGAAGTCGAATTCCGGGTTCACGCTCACGAGGTCCATGTTGGCCTCGTAGTAGGCGTCCAGCGTTCCCACGTCGCGCCAGTAGGTGTTAGGTCCGCCCTGGCCGGGAATGGGGTTGCGGTGAAAGTCGTAGGCCATGACGGTGTAGCCGTCGGACAGCGCGCGGGGAATCACGTCGCCGCCGAAGTCGAAACCGGACTCGCCCTCGCCCATGTTCGTTTCCAGCAGCTCGTCCAAAGCGCGGCGCGAGAAGATGTAGTTGCCCATGCTGGTCAGGCTGGTGCCCTCCTGGCCCGGGATGCTGGGGGGGTCTTTGGGCTTTTCCAGAAACTGGGTCACGCGCCAGTTGCTGTCCACATGCATCACGCCGAACTGGTGCGCCTGCGCCTGCGGCATGGGGTAGGCGGCGATGGTGACGTCTGCACGCGTCTCCATGTGCTTTTGCAGCATGTGCTCCACGTTCATCTTGTAGATGTGGTCGCCGCTGAAAATGGCCACGTAATCGGCCTCGTAGTTGTCGATGAGGTGCATGTTCTGGTACACGGCGTCGGCGGTGCCCCGGTACCACACCGGCCCCAGTTCCTCAATGCGGTACATCTGCGCGGGCACCAGCGTGATGAAGTAGTCGCTGAGGAAGGTGCCGAAGCGCCAGCCGCGCTGGATGTGCTCGGTCAGGCTCTGGGCCTTGTATTGGGTGAGCACGTAGATCGAGAACACGCCCGAGTTGATGAAGTTGTTGATGGCGAAGTCGATGATCCGGTACTTGCTGCCGAATGGCACGGCCGGTTTGCTGCGCTTCTGGGTCAGCGGGGCCAGCCTGGACCCCTGCCCCCCTGCCAGAATCATGCCGAGAACCCTTGGTTTCATGCCTTCCCCCCAGGGAGCGCCGGGCGCCCCGGGTTCACTCTACCCAGGCGCGCGGCGGCGGGCGAGGGCCCGGCTGGGCAGGCAGAAGGACAACGCGCAAAAAGAGAAGAAAGGCACATGGTGCCCCACGCTAACGAGGCCACCCGGTGAAGAGATGCCGGCGCGCTTCACCCTCACTTAACAGGGGCGCGCCCAGTTGCGTGCGGATGAAGGTCTGCTGGCGTTTGGCGTACTGGCGGGTGGCCAGGGCAATCTGCGCGGCGGCCTCCGGCACCGCCAGAGTTCCGCCCGCCACCGCCAGGGCCTCGCGGTAGCCCAGGGCCTGCCAGACGGTGGGGCGCGGCTGGGTGTCTGGGGGCACCTGCGCGGCCAGCCACGCGGCTTCACTGGCCCAACCCGCGTCAAACATGGTCAGCACCCGGGCATGCATGCGGGCTTCAAGTTCTTCCGGGGGGCGCGTAAAGGCCAGCACCTCGTAGGGAAAGGCGGGCGGGCGGTGCCCAAAGTCGCCAGGGTAACGGCCGGTGCGGCGGTAGATCTCCTCGGCGCGCACCACGCGGCGGGGGTTGCGCTCCAGGCGCGCGGCCTCGGCGGGGTGGCGGCGCTCAATATCGGCCAGCAGGGCGTCCAGGCCCCGCTCGGCCAGCTCGGCCTCCACCTCGGTGCGCGCACTGGGGTCGCTGGGCGGGGTCAGCGGCAGGCCGCGCACCAGGGCCGAGAGGTAAAAGCCGCTGCCGCCCACGATCAGCGGTATGCGGCCCCGTGAGAGCACGTCGGCCAGGGCGGCCTCGGCCAGGGCGACAAAGCGGGCCACGTCAAAGGGCTCGTGGACCTCGGCCACGTCCAGCAGGTGATGGGGCACCTGCGCGCGTTCGGCGGGCCCCGGCTTGGCGGTACCGATGTCCAGGCCCCGGTACACGGTAAAGGCGTCGGCGCAGACCAGTTCGCCGCCCGCGTGCAGGGCCCAGTCCAGGGCCAGGGCGCTTTTGCCAGCGGCGGTGGGGGCAGTCAGGATGGGCAGCGCGCGCACGGCGAGGATCATAGAGGATGCGGACGCGGCCCCAGGGGGCGGGTGCTACCGTAGGGGGCATGAACGAGCCCGTACTGGCGCGACTGCACCACCTGATGACGCTGCGGGAAGAGGTGGAAACCCTGGCCAGCCCCGTGCCCTGGACCCCGGCCGCCGACTGGACCGACGACGACGCCCACCTGTGCCTGCAGCTGGACGTGCCCGGCGTGGACGCCGAGTCCCTGGAAGTGCAGGAAGACGGCGAAACGGTCACGGTGGCCGGCCATCGCCCGGCCCCTGAACGGCTGCTGCGCGGCGAGCGCCCCAGCGGCATTTTCCGGCGCACCCTGACCTTCCCTGAACCCGTGCGGCCCCAGTCGGGGCAAGCCTCGCTGGTCCACGGCGTGCTGACGATCCGCTTTGAAAAGCGCCACCCCACCATCAGCGTGCCTTCCAGTGATCTGGGGCGGGAAGAGCAGGGGGAGTAGGCGCGAAGGGCGGCTGTAGAACAGATTCAATGCTTCGCGCTCAGGGGCTGGGTGGCGGGTTCAGCGGCTCAGAGGAAGAGGGTGGACAGGCTCAGCATTCCGCAGAGAGCCACTCAATGACCTCGCTGTTTCGCCACCCTTGCCGGAACTCGAAGAGGTTGGGATCTGGACAGCGGCGCACCAAGGGCCGGCAAGCGGGCTCAGCGTCCCTGACGACAATTCACAGCCTCCGCGCCTCGCGTGAGAACGGCCCGCAGTCTTGCCCGGTCGAGGTGTTTGTCCTGCTCCGCCGCCCCCCTCCCTACCCGTCCTCACCCTGATGGCAAACAACGAAAGCGGGCGGGTTCGGTGTTCTTTCCCGGCCCGCCCGCCCGCTTGGTTGTTGAGGTTCACCCTCGGGCACACCCCCCCACTCGACCTGACCTCAAATACTCAGGGTGCGGGCGCAGCGGTACAGGTCGCGGCTCACGTCCTTGCGCTGCTCCCAGGTCTCGTTCAAGGGGGTGTAGCTCACCTCATGGTTCTGGCGGCCGATCATCACGCCCTTGCGGCCTTCCATCAGGGCGTACACGGCGGCTTCGCCCAGACGGCTGGCCAGAATCCGGTCCGAGGACACCGGGCTGCCCCCGCGCTGGATATGGCCCAGGATGCTCACGCGGGTTTCCATGCCGGTGCCTTCCTGAATGGCAGCGGCGACCCCGGTGGCGCCGCCTGGATAGCCCTCGGCCACGATGATGATGCTGCCCAGCTTGCCGCGCTTGACGCTGCTGCGCACGGTGTCCAGCACACTGGCCATGTCCTTGGCGTCCTCGGGGATAAAGACCTCCTCGGCGCCGCCGGCCACCGCCACGTCCAGGGCAATGTGGCCGGCGTGGCGGCCCATCACCTCAATCACGAAAATACGCTCGTGGCTGGCGCCGGTGTCGCGCAGCTTGTCCACGGCGTCCAGGGCAGTTTCCACGGCCGTGAAGTAGCCAATGGTGTGGTCGGTGCCGTACAGGTCGTTGTCAATGGTGCCCGGCAGGCCCACCACCGGAATGTCATGTTCCTCTTGCAGGAAGTGGGCGCCGTGGAACGAGCCGTCCCCACCAATGACAATCAGGGCGTCCACGTCGTGGGCGCGCAGGTGGCGGGCACCCCGGGCGCGGCCTTCGGGGGTGCGCCAAGTGGCGCTGCGGGCGGAGAGCAGGATGGTGCCGCCGCGCTGAATCGTGTTGGCCACGTCCCGGGGCCCCAGGGTCACGAAGTCGCCCCGGTGCAGGCCAGAAAAGCCCCGGCGCACCCCAATCACCTCTATGCCCTGCGAGGTGGCGGTGCGCACCACGGCGCGGATGGCGGCGTTCATGCCGGGGGCGTCGCCGCCGCTGGTCAGAACGGCAACGCGGCGAATCCCGGCGGGATTGGGCTGGGGCGGGCAGTGCGGAACATCGGTCATGGAGGGGGCCTCGTTTCGGTCGGCGGTGCCGCCAGGGCAGGAACTTCAGTCGGTGGAACGGTCGGAAGCGCTTCCGGTGGCCTGAAGCGCCAAGGTGTAAGCGTCATTCTTACGCAAACCCTGGCGCTGCAACTGCTCACGTATATCCCTCACGCTGTGGCCGGCTTCTGCCAGGGTCTGGGCCAGGGCAGCGAAGTCGGTGCTGGGCGCCGCCTCGGCCGGGGCGCGGCCGGCCACCACCACCACAATCTCACCGCGCACGCCGCCCTCGAAGTGGGCGGCCAGTTCGGCCAGGGTGCCGCGCGCGGTTTCCTCAAAGCGCTTGCTGAGTTCGCGGGTCACGCTGGCGGGGCGCGTCTCGCCGCAGGCGGCGGCGAGGTCTTGCAGGGTGTCGTGCAGACGGTGGGGACTCTCGTACAGCACCGAGGTTTCTTCGCGGGCGGCCACCGCCGCAAGGCGCTCGCGGCGGTCGCGGCCCGCCCGGGGCAGGAAGCCTTCAAAGGCAAAGCGTCCGGCTGGCAGCCCTGAGAGCACCAGCGCGGGCACCAGCGCGGTGGGGCCGGGCAGCACCTCCACTGGCACGTCGGCCGCCAGCGCGGCCTGCACCAGTTCGGCGCCGGGATCGCTGATGCCGGGGGTGCCGGCGTCGCTCACGTAGGCCAGGCGGGGGTGGCGCTCCAGCACCTGCGGCGCGCGGTTCATGGTGTGGGCGTCCAGGCGCACCAGGGGTTTGCGGATGCCCAGGTGGGTCAGCAGCGCGCCTGTGCGGCGGGTGTCCTCGCAGGCCACGGCGTCGGCGGCGCGCAGCACCTCCAGGGCCCGCAGGGTAATGTCGCCCAGATTGCCGACGGGGGTGGGCACCAGCCAGACCCGGGCGCCGCTCTGGTCGTGGGCCGGCGCCGGGGCGTGGTCTGGCTCGGTCCAGGCGCCTTCGTCTAGCGGCTCATCCAGCGGCCCATTTACCGGCTCAGTCATCGGCCCCCGGCAGGGCGGCGTGCAGGGGCCCTGCCGCCGTGGCCGCCAGCCCGGGGGTGGGCTTCAGGCGCACGCGCACCTTGCGGGGCCGCTTGAGCACATTGGTAATTCGGGCGCGCAGCAGTTCGCCTTCGCCCACCGTCACCGTCACGACCGCGCCCTCGGGCAGACGGCCGCCGATAATCACCACCACGCCGTTTTCCACGACGCCTTTGTACGCTTTCATGTGTCCCTCCCCTGCGCGCGGCGCACCCGGCGTTCGGCCGCCGATTGCGCTTCGCGCAGCGCCACGATCTCGCTTTCCCGCGCGCCGCCCAGCCGGGCGTAGCGGTCAATCACCTCGGCCGCTTCCCGGCGGCGGTCCAGGCGCAGCAGCAGCGCGCCCAGATGCTCGCCCCCCACAAAATACGCGCGGGGATTGTCCGGTTCGGCGGCCACCTGCGCCCGCGCTGTATCCAGCCGCGCCAGATGCGCGCGGTGCCGGTTGACCTGCCAGCGCACCAGAAAGGTGGCGAGACTGAAAATCAGGGCCGCCCCCAGCACCGAGAGCGTGACGGCCTCGGGCACGCCAATGCGCGCGCCAAGTTGCACGGTCAGCGGAAAGCTGAAGGCCAGCACCACCAGCACCGCCAGCGTGGCCGCGTAGTTCATGCCCCACCTGCGGGGCAAAGGGTCAAGGCTGGCATGGGCCCAGTGTAGCGGGCGGGCCCGGCAGCAGAGGTCAAGACCCGTTCAGACGCAGGTGAAAGGGTCTTGATCTGGGCGCAGCGGGCTTTCAGGACCGGCGCGGGTGAAAGGGCAGGGCCTGTCACGGGGCCCTGCGAGTCCCTGCCAAATGCCGTAAGCTGCCCCGCGTGCGCCTGCACCTGATTACCGTTGGCGAACCCAAACTGGCCTATGCGCGGGCCGGGTGGGACGAGTACGAAAAGCGGCTGCGGCGCTTTCACCGCGTGCAGATCACGCGGGTGTCTGCCCGCACCCAGGCGCAGGAAAGCGAAGCGGTGCGCCGCGCGGCGGGGCGGGCGCCGCTGGTGCTGCTAGACCCACGCGGCGCGCAGTTTACTTCTGAAGGTCTGAGTGCCTTTCTGGACGCGCAGGCGGTCTCTGGCGTGGGCGAGCTGGCCTTTGCCGTGGGCGGCCCGGACGGCCACACCGATGAGTTGCGTGCCGGGGCGGCCCGCCTGTGGAGTTTGGGGCAGCTGACCCTGCCGCACGATCTGGCGATGGTGGTGCTGCTCGAAGCCCTGTACCGCGCCGGGACCATCAGCGCGGGTGAGCCGTACCACCGGGGCTAGGAACCTCTTCCTGGAGACGCGCGTCGTGCCTACATGCCTGCACTGGGTCCACTTGAACTTCTCGTGCTGCTGCTCGCCGCAAGCGGTCCGCTGGTTGGCCTCTGGTTGGTGGTGTGGTGGCTTAGGGAGGCCAGGAAGCCAGACCAGCCCCAGCACACCGAAGCCCGCGTGCCGGACCCGGAGCGCCCCTAGACACCACAATGCCGGCCGGCCCTGTGCCCTGAACCCCCTGGGCTACGCTGGGCGGCAAGATGCCTGATCTGCCTGCCCCTTCGGCCGAGTGGCTGCGCGCCCCCACCCTGCGCGGGCGGGCCGTGACCCTCGAAGCTCTGCGCCCCGAACATGCCGCCGACCTGCACGCGGGGGCCACCGAAGACACCATCCGTTTTCTGGCGCGCGGCGGGCCCACAGCGCAGACGGTGCCGGCCTGGGCCGACTACATTGAGCGGCTGAACGCCCTGCCGCGCCGGGTGAACTTTGCCGTGCGCCTTGGGGATGGGCCGGTGGTGGGGCGCATCAGCTACAGCGAGGTGCGCGCAGAGGACCGCTGGGTGGAAATTGGCACCATGCTGCTGCCCGCCGCGCAGGGCACCGCCGTGAACCCGGAAGCCAAGCGTCTGCTGCTGGCGCGGTCTTTTGAGGCGCTGGGCGCAGGGCGGGTGCACTTCAAGGTAGACGCGCGCAACGAGCGCAGCCTGCGGGCCATGCGGCGGCTGGGCGCGGTGCAGGAAGGGGTGCTGCGGGCGTATCAGGTGCGGCCGGACGGCCATGCGCGCGACAGCGTGATGTTCAGCATCCTGGCGGCCGAGTGGCCTGCGGTGCGGTCGGCGCTGGATCAGCGACTGGACGACCTTCTGGGGCGGGCGGCACAGCCTCTTCCATGAGAAAAGATTCAAGATTGTCATCAGAGGTCTGGTAGCTTGGCCCCTGATGCGCCGCCCCTTGCTTGCCGCTGCCCTCGCCGCGCTGAGTGTGCCCAGCGCCCACGCCCTGATTGTGCCCATGCCCGGCTGGACCCCGGTGGGCGGCGACGCCAACTACTGGACCGACGCCAGTGGCAACTGCCTGATGCGCGAAGAACGCCACGGGCAGGCCTTTCCAGCCTTTGCCAGCCCGGATGAGGCGCGGGCCTTTGCCCTGAAACTGCAGGGCAGCCTGGGGCGCACCATGCGCAACGTGGTCACCCAGCCGGTGGACCGCGCGGGCCGCTGGAGCGTGCTGGCCGCCTACGATTTCAAGGAAGGCGGCACCAGTTACCGGGTCAGCCAGCTGTTCCTCAGTGACAGCGGCCTGCTGCGCACGGTGACCGGCAGCAGCGCGGCCGACGGCGCGGAGGCCTGCGTGAACGAGATGCGCGACTTTATCCGCTATCTGGCGAACTGAGGGCGGCGGCCTGTTCTATTGGTGCCACGGGCCTGTGCGGCCCATCACTTCGTTCTCCCCTGGGGCAGGGAGGAAATCCCCGCGCCCTGTTGTGACGGCACTGGCCGCTCGCACGCGGTAGAACAAAGGCGTGCCCACTGCGCCCGAAACCCTGCTGACCCGCCTGAATGCCATTGCCGGGGTGGTGGCCAATTCCGGCCACGCGCTGGCCCTATTGGGCCTGGGTTCGGTGGGCCGTGAACTGCAGCGGCTGGACCGGTGGTCTGACCTCGACTTTTTTGTGATCGCCCGCACAGGCGAGGTGGGCCGGTTTCTGGACGGTGCGTGGCTGGCGCAAGCCGCGCCCCTGACCTTTACGTTTCGCAATACCTCAGACGGCGCCAAGGTGCTGTTTGAGGATGGCATCTATGCGGAATTTGCGGCCTTTGAGGGGTCCCGCCTACCCGAACTGCCGCTGATGAGTGCGCGGGTGGTCTGGGCGGCCCCGGACTTTCCGGGCCTGCCTGCAGTGCCGCCCGCGCCGCTGCCCACACACACGGCCGAGACGCACGCCCACCATCTGGGCGAGGCGCTGACCAATCTGCTGGTGGGCCTGGGCCGCTACGGGCGCGGCGAGCGGCTGAGCGCCATGACCTTTGTGCAGGGCTACGCGCTGGGGCATGTGCTGGCGCTGGCGGCGGCACGCGGCGCCCTGCCGACGGCCGGCGCAGATCCCTTCAGCCCCGAGCGGCGGGTGGAGGCGCGCGCCCCTGGGTTGGCGACGCAGTTACCGGCCTTTGCACCGGGGTACGCGGGCACCCCGCAGGCGGCGCTGGCCCTGCTGGCGCATCTGGAGGCCCACGAAAGCGTGCCGCCAGCCATGAGCCGCGCCATCCGGGCCGCCGCCCAGGCCCTGGAGGAGTAAAGGGTGCTGGTGGCTTGATCTAGCCCCTCTCGCCGCCCGGCCGCCGCTGTCGTTTGAAACCCTGCACTTCGTTCGCCCCTCAGCCACTGGAGGAGCCCCCACTTCGGCGGCGCTGGGTTCCGCCCTCAGGGCGCGTGGTAGGCTCCCCGGTTGAGATGCAGACTGTGCGTGGAATTCAGGCGGTGTGGCCATGATGGTCGTGACGGCGCTGCTGTCGTGGTTTCTGGTGGGGCTGTTCGTGCGGGTCAGCAAGGCGCGCGACTGGGGCCAGCGCGTGCGCGCTGACGGGCCGCAGACCCACCTGATCAAGGACGGCACGCCCACGGCAGGCGGCGTGCCCTTCGTGGTGGCCATGCTGCTGGTGTTCGTGCCGCTGTACCTGAGCGGGCAGGGCGGCGACAGCCGCGAACTGATCATCATGCTCACCGCCCTGGGCATGGGCCTGATCGGCGGGGCCGACGACCTGCTGAAAATCCGCTCACGCATGAAGGGCAGCGGCAAAAGCGAGCTGCTGGCGCGCGAGAAGTTCCCGCTGCAGTTTCTGGTGGCGGCGCTGTTCGCTTACTTCGCCGCGCCGCTGGCCTCGCACGAACTGGTGCCGGGCCTGGGCCGGGTGGGGGACGTGGTCCTGCTGACCCTGGTGATGGTGGGCAGCGTGAACGCCTTTAACTTTGCCGATGGCCTGGACGGGCTGCTGTCGGGCATTGCCATCATCGTGCTGCTGCCGCTGCTGGGGCTCTCGCCCATCAGCGCCCTGCTGGCAGCGGCGCTGCTGGGCTTCCTCTGGTTCAACGCCCACCCGGCGCGCGTGTTCATGGGCGACATGGGCAGCCACGCCATCGGGGCGATTGCGGCGGGGGCCTACGTGCTGCACGCCGACGTGTGGCTGCTGCCGCTGGCGGCCATCATTCCGGTGGTGGCGGTGCTGAGCGTGGTGATTCAGGTGGCGTCGTTCAAGCTGCGCGGCAAGCGGGTGTTCAAGATGGCGCCCATTCAGCACCACTTTGAGCACAAGGATATCGGCTGGCCCGAAACGCACGTCACCATGCGGTTCTGGGTGATCACGGCGGTGGCCACAGCGGGCGTGTGGTGGCTGCTGGGCGGGCGGCCATAGCGGCGCCCAAGGCTGGCAACGGGGGGAGGGGCGCGCGCCGCCTCTCCCCTGTTTCTGTGTGGCTTCGCCTGTGCCTGCTTCTGCGCGTACACTCGGGCGCGTGAGCCGACTGCCCGACCCCGCCGCCCTGCTGACGCGCCGCGCCCACCTGAGCGCGCAGGGCACCACGCTGTACCGCGCCGCGCACCTGACCGAAACGGGGGGCATGTACACGGTGGACGTGGCGGGCCGGGCCGGCATTCTGAGCCTGTACGTGCCGCTGACGGCGACCCAGGAGCACGGCCTGGCGGCGGCCTGGGGCGAGGCGGCCGGTCTGCAGGGGGTGTACCTCAAGCGCCGCCCCCCAGAGGCGCGGCACGTGGCGAACGTGGCCCGCGAGCAGCTCTCGCCGCCAGAGCCGGTGTGGGGTGGGTCCCTGCCAGAACTGGTGGCGACCGAAGCCGGCGTGCCCTTCCTGATCCGCCCCGGTGCCGACCTGAGCACCGGCCTGTTTACCGATGCCCGCCCGGCCCGCGCCTGGGTGCGGGCCCACAGCGCGGGGCGGCGGGTGCTGAACACCTTTGCCTACACCTGTGGGTTTGGCCTCAGTGCCGCGCTGGGCGGGGCAGCGGCGGTGAAAAACGTGGACCTGTCGCGCAAGGTGCTGGCCTGGGGGCAGGCCAACTACGCCCAGAGCGGCCTGAGCGCGCCGGACCAGGATTTCCTGTACGGCGACGTGTTCGAGTGGCTCGCTCGCCTGGAGCGCCGGGGCGACCGCTTTGATCTGGTGGTGCTGGACCCAC encodes the following:
- the glgC gene encoding glucose-1-phosphate adenylyltransferase gives rise to the protein MKPRVLGMILAGGQGSRLAPLTQKRSKPAVPFGSKYRIIDFAINNFINSGVFSIYVLTQYKAQSLTEHIQRGWRFGTFLSDYFITLVPAQMYRIEELGPVWYRGTADAVYQNMHLIDNYEADYVAIFSGDHIYKMNVEHMLQKHMETRADVTIAAYPMPQAQAHQFGVMHVDSNWRVTQFLEKPKDPPSIPGQEGTSLTSMGNYIFSRRALDELLETNMGEGESGFDFGGDVIPRALSDGYTVMAYDFHRNPIPGQGGPNTYWRDVGTLDAYYEANMDLVSVNPEFDFYNPQWPLRTSSEFSPPAKFVHESDGRKGQAFNTIMAGGVIISGGTVRDSVLGRNVRTHSYSLVESCVLFDEVEVGRHAHLRRVIVDKNVVVPPGAKIGLNPEEDRARGFTVTDSGVTVVPKSYSF
- the miaA gene encoding tRNA (adenosine(37)-N6)-dimethylallyltransferase MiaA, yielding MRALPILTAPTAAGKSALALDWALHAGGELVCADAFTVYRGLDIGTAKPGPAERAQVPHHLLDVAEVHEPFDVARFVALAEAALADVLSRGRIPLIVGGSGFYLSALVRGLPLTPPSDPSARTEVEAELAERGLDALLADIERRHPAEAARLERNPRRVVRAEEIYRRTGRYPGDFGHRPPAFPYEVLAFTRPPEELEARMHARVLTMFDAGWASEAAWLAAQVPPDTQPRPTVWQALGYREALAVAGGTLAVPEAAAQIALATRQYAKRQQTFIRTQLGAPLLSEGEARRHLFTGWPR
- a CDS encoding Hsp20/alpha crystallin family protein — encoded protein: MNEPVLARLHHLMTLREEVETLASPVPWTPAADWTDDDAHLCLQLDVPGVDAESLEVQEDGETVTVAGHRPAPERLLRGERPSGIFRRTLTFPEPVRPQSGQASLVHGVLTIRFEKRHPTISVPSSDLGREEQGE
- the pfkA gene encoding 6-phosphofructokinase; this encodes MTDVPHCPPQPNPAGIRRVAVLTSGGDAPGMNAAIRAVVRTATSQGIEVIGVRRGFSGLHRGDFVTLGPRDVANTIQRGGTILLSARSATWRTPEGRARGARHLRAHDVDALIVIGGDGSFHGAHFLQEEHDIPVVGLPGTIDNDLYGTDHTIGYFTAVETALDAVDKLRDTGASHERIFVIEVMGRHAGHIALDVAVAGGAEEVFIPEDAKDMASVLDTVRSSVKRGKLGSIIIVAEGYPGGATGVAAAIQEGTGMETRVSILGHIQRGGSPVSSDRILASRLGEAAVYALMEGRKGVMIGRQNHEVSYTPLNETWEQRKDVSRDLYRCARTLSI
- the rsmI gene encoding 16S rRNA (cytidine(1402)-2'-O)-methyltransferase, which gives rise to MTEPVNGPLDEPLDEGAWTEPDHAPAPAHDQSGARVWLVPTPVGNLGDITLRALEVLRAADAVACEDTRRTGALLTHLGIRKPLVRLDAHTMNRAPQVLERHPRLAYVSDAGTPGISDPGAELVQAALAADVPVEVLPGPTALVPALVLSGLPAGRFAFEGFLPRAGRDRRERLAAVAAREETSVLYESPHRLHDTLQDLAAACGETRPASVTRELSKRFEETARGTLAELAAHFEGGVRGEIVVVVAGRAPAEAAPSTDFAALAQTLAEAGHSVRDIREQLQRQGLRKNDAYTLALQATGSASDRSTD
- a CDS encoding 23S rRNA (pseudouridine(1915)-N(3))-methyltransferase RlmH, producing the protein MRLHLITVGEPKLAYARAGWDEYEKRLRRFHRVQITRVSARTQAQESEAVRRAAGRAPLVLLDPRGAQFTSEGLSAFLDAQAVSGVGELAFAVGGPDGHTDELRAGAARLWSLGQLTLPHDLAMVVLLEALYRAGTISAGEPYHRG
- a CDS encoding GNAT family N-acetyltransferase, with amino-acid sequence MPDLPAPSAEWLRAPTLRGRAVTLEALRPEHAADLHAGATEDTIRFLARGGPTAQTVPAWADYIERLNALPRRVNFAVRLGDGPVVGRISYSEVRAEDRWVEIGTMLLPAAQGTAVNPEAKRLLLARSFEALGAGRVHFKVDARNERSLRAMRRLGAVQEGVLRAYQVRPDGHARDSVMFSILAAEWPAVRSALDQRLDDLLGRAAQPLP
- a CDS encoding phospho-N-acetylmuramoyl-pentapeptide-transferase, which produces MMVVTALLSWFLVGLFVRVSKARDWGQRVRADGPQTHLIKDGTPTAGGVPFVVAMLLVFVPLYLSGQGGDSRELIIMLTALGMGLIGGADDLLKIRSRMKGSGKSELLAREKFPLQFLVAALFAYFAAPLASHELVPGLGRVGDVVLLTLVMVGSVNAFNFADGLDGLLSGIAIIVLLPLLGLSPISALLAAALLGFLWFNAHPARVFMGDMGSHAIGAIAAGAYVLHADVWLLPLAAIIPVVAVLSVVIQVASFKLRGKRVFKMAPIQHHFEHKDIGWPETHVTMRFWVITAVATAGVWWLLGGRP
- a CDS encoding class I SAM-dependent methyltransferase, whose protein sequence is MPDPAALLTRRAHLSAQGTTLYRAAHLTETGGMYTVDVAGRAGILSLYVPLTATQEHGLAAAWGEAAGLQGVYLKRRPPEARHVANVAREQLSPPEPVWGGSLPELVATEAGVPFLIRPGADLSTGLFTDARPARAWVRAHSAGRRVLNTFAYTCGFGLSAALGGAAAVKNVDLSRKVLAWGQANYAQSGLSAPDQDFLYGDVFEWLARLERRGDRFDLVVLDPPSFARGKSGVWRAERDYARLAGLAARVTAPGGQVLALLNHAGVSGPQLERMVQSGLHEQERRAELQGSFGAGEDYPGAGHLKVQVWTLDQGR